The Salvia hispanica cultivar TCC Black 2014 unplaced genomic scaffold, UniMelb_Shisp_WGS_1.0 HiC_scaffold_672, whole genome shotgun sequence genome contains the following window.
CCAGGGATTCCTGGCAGTATATCGATGGGTAATGGTTTTGCTTCTCCTCACTCCTATGGTTTTGTCCCTCAAACTATAGTAGTTTCTGAACAGGCTCGAGAACCAGATGAGCCCATGCCAGACTACGGAAGTGGTGGTGTTAATGAGGCACCTACATTTAACAGGGCTCGAACTAATAGTTGTGTTGACAAATCATTTCAGTTTGGTCCATGTGTATCTTATGACACTGACCACACCAAGAAACTGTTGTCTTCTGGTGTAAATCAGGATACTCCTTTTATGTCAGATGTCATTTACTCTGCTTCGGAGCACTTTGCAAATGCTCAGAAGTCGGAGCTCCCTTCACTCCAATATCAAGACACTGGACTAGGTGTCTGGGACCCTCCACCTGAATCATTCGATTCTTTGGTCCAGTATCCTCCTCTATCAGGCCCACTCCCATCACATTGTCCGTCACCAGGGAGCAGTGGCCTTTTAgaagatttaatttatgaagCTAAGGCTCTAAGAAAGTTGGAGAATCACTCCTCTGCCTGGGCTACTTCATCTAACGTCAGCCATGGAAAAGTAACAGATGGTACTGGCTTTAAAACATGTTCAACAGAGTTCAAAGGCTATATTGATCCCAATTCCCCACCAGGTAACTCAATGGGGTCCCTTTTCAACAGGTACACTCCTACCACTGGAAGATTGTTGGAAGACGATGTGACTAGTAAGTACCCACTCTTTCTCTATTGAAGTAACTAGCTGTTGATGATTTATGGAAAACTCGGATGCATTCGTTTACTTTTTGTTGCTGTCAAACTAGTGTATTATCCCAAAAAAACTTGATCCATATCTAGCTTGTGACCTATTGGGATTAACTTGTGATTTGCCCAATTGATGCTCTGAGgcttaattgtttttttcttaaatcgaTTCTTAAAGTTTGTTGAATAGATTCTTTTAGGCTATGCCCCTTTAGACTCGTCCCGGTATCATGATTCAATCCTGGATGCTATTGCTTGATGCATTTTTTAGCTTTTTTGCTGTCAAACTAGTACTTATTAGCCATAGAAACACAAAACTATGCTCTTATAACTTGATCTGTATCCAACTTGTGACAACTGACAATTTGGGATTATTTTGCAATTCGTCAAATTGCTGGCTTTGAGGCTAAAAGTTCTGATTAATCAactcttaaattttgtgacaataatgattttttgtgTTCTGCCCTTTTAGAATCGTCCAGATATCATGATTCATTCCTTGATGTATTGCTTGACGTGTTCGTTTAAAATTTGTTGCGGTCACAGTAGTTGATATTagccataaaaaaatactacaaacTTATGCTCTTATAACTTAACCTATATCCATCTTTTTACCAGTTGGGATTAACTTGTAATTCACCAAATTGCTGGCTTAAAGTTCGGATTACTTGAATCAGTTCCTAAAGTTTGTCGTCTATGATTCTTTTGTGTTCTGCCCTTTTAGACTCGTACAGATATCATGATTCAGTCATGGATGGTATTATTTTCAACTGGAAATGCATCATGTGACATTGGTTAATATGACTTTGTGCAGTGCACCATGTGAAATCAGAAGTGTTTGATCCAAGTTGGATAGTGGGTGCTGAAAGCAAAGTGGACTATATGAGACCAGATGCTATACTAGGATCATGCTGGGTCGAGCAGAGTGGTCTGGCTTCGAAGCAAAGGGGCTCGACAACTGATTCTACCGTGCCTCTTCTGGGCGACACATCTGCTTCTGCTTCAACCTGGGGCTTTACTTCGTGCTCGTGGAATATCATGCCAGCAGTCTGCCAAATCTCAGACATTCCATGAACTGCCAAAACTCCTCAATTTATAACATTGTTTGGTGTATGAACCGAGGCGATTATGACAATAACTCTCTTGTATGTAAAATTCCTTTGGTGAAACTATCCTTCATTTTGCCAAAGTCATAATGTAACCATGTTCTGATGCTGCCCTGCAACATGTATCACTGTCTTAATTTTTGGACCAAGATTTGGCTGTCAccttgttttcaaattttagaattgaatttgacCAACTAGCTTCTCAGTTCACTGTGACTAAGGTTGGCAATTTGTACGTCGGGATGATATGATAACGATTCGAGACGGTAAAGTAAACATAAACACAACCTGTTGGCTGTTGAGAATATGTTCAACACAAACACGATTTGTACTGACATCACAAAAACGTGGCACGAACACTAACAATACAATGTCCTTCGTATTGacacaaaaacaataaaaatattataagcttgtatattagtatttcatgagatatacattaaaatctaTCTTGATTGAAATCCTCATGTGAAATTGGTCGAGTTAAAATACAGACATCAGTTTAAGATTTTTGAAGTACacaataatttgtttatattcaGCTCCATTTGCAATAATCcagattataaaaataaaaataaattggtaGTGCTATTTagaatcaaatatttaaagtaactctttattttatattaataatcacATTACGTATACAACTCTTTGGAAATGCCcaacaattaattcaaaatattctaaaatgataaatattacaaaaaaatattcacactTCCTCCGAAGAATCCAAATGTGGAACTGTGGAAGTCAATTCTGGTTGCGATTTGCAGTTGTTACAACGCGAGCAGCTCAGCGCACAACCTATCAACAAAACATGAGTTGATTAACTGAAAGAACCCAACCTGATAACTGAACACTACCCAAATCTAatcaatataaatcaaatataataccCCCTAGTAGAGGCATTtattttcggcacgagatttaagaaactGTATTAAAAGCGAGTTAAAtgaagggagaataaagtagaaaaagaaaaagacggagaaatgaagagaataaagtaaaagagggtaaagtaagaaagaagaaataggttgttttttgccaaaaaaagaaagaaatgactcactaCAATgacacaaaccaaaaaggaatacgacttaGCTATAAGGGTaagggacggaaggagtatcaCATAAAAAATCTTATATTTGGATCAACTCTTTTAATCTATGTGATTTGGAAGGAATGACTACTCCCCATGTATGGAATGATCAATTTCACTCCACCCTACCAATCATCTCCTTACTAGCAACCCATAACAACTAGAACTTACTA
Protein-coding sequences here:
- the LOC125199785 gene encoding transcription factor MYB33-like yields the protein MGNGFASPHSYGFVPQTIVVSEQAREPDEPMPDYGSGGVNEAPTFNRARTNSCVDKSFQFGPCVSYDTDHTKKLLSSGVNQDTPFMSDVIYSASEHFANAQKSELPSLQYQDTGLGVWDPPPESFDSLVQYPPLSGPLPSHCPSPGSSGLLEDLIYEAKALRKLENHSSAWATSSNVSHGKVTDGNSMGSLFNRYTPTTGRLLEDDVTMHHVKSEVFDPSWIVGAESKVDYMRPDAILGSCWVEQSGLASKQRGSTTDSTVPLLGDTSASASTWGFTSCSWNIMPAVCQISDIP